A genomic region of Fibrobacter succinogenes contains the following coding sequences:
- a CDS encoding 50S ribosomal protein L25 has translation MELTTLKATSRVLGANRENARLRKAGQIPAVYYGKGIEAKNIAVSEIDLRKVLAPGKRYTLLDLEIDGKAGNPAIVYSVQKDAITQKITHVDFIKIADDEFVKVRIPVKLSGLPVGVKTQGGIFSQEARYLMLAAKPACIPSVLELDISNFETNVTFYAKDFKLPEGVQLASVPRTVIFSISSKSKKKDAAAAPAAEAAAAAPAAN, from the coding sequence ATGGAACTCACAACGCTCAAGGCTACCTCGAGAGTGCTAGGTGCAAACCGCGAAAACGCTCGTTTGCGTAAGGCTGGTCAGATTCCGGCCGTCTATTATGGTAAGGGTATCGAAGCTAAGAACATTGCAGTAAGCGAAATCGACCTCCGCAAGGTTCTTGCTCCGGGCAAGCGTTACACGCTTCTTGACCTCGAAATCGACGGCAAGGCTGGCAATCCGGCTATCGTCTACAGTGTCCAGAAGGACGCTATCACCCAGAAGATCACTCACGTTGACTTCATCAAGATCGCTGATGACGAATTCGTGAAGGTTCGTATCCCGGTCAAGCTCTCCGGTCTCCCGGTTGGTGTTAAGACTCAGGGTGGTATCTTCTCTCAGGAAGCTCGTTACCTCATGCTCGCTGCTAAGCCGGCTTGCATCCCGTCTGTTCTCGAATTGGATATCTCCAACTTCGAAACGAACGTGACCTTCTACGCTAAGGACTTCAAGCTTCCGGAAGGCGTTCAGCTCGCTTCTGTTCCGCGTACCGTTATCTTCTCAATTTCTTCTAAGTCTAAGAAGAAGGACGCTGCTGCTGCTCCGGCTGCTGAAGCTGCCGCTGCTGCTCCGGCTGCCAACTAA
- a CDS encoding TlpA disulfide reductase family protein, with amino-acid sequence MIRVLLFVAFLAVSFSFAAPASLPEKSQKMKLPTAISDSLPWFAVREFSESLVPFTRTHLEKIAKKSDRTALVYFATWCLPCRAGIKRLVENVDELNKNKVSVVLVNIGERNEESIKKWIQKLNASVFTVVIDPFKRLTEGFGLVKENEEISLPRTIVLDSKMKPLFMLGEEGNDWPKVLWAK; translated from the coding sequence ATGATCCGCGTTTTGCTTTTTGTCGCGTTTTTGGCGGTGTCGTTTTCTTTTGCCGCTCCGGCTTCATTGCCTGAAAAATCGCAGAAGATGAAATTGCCGACTGCCATTTCGGATTCGTTGCCGTGGTTTGCCGTTCGTGAATTTTCAGAAAGCTTGGTGCCGTTTACGCGTACACATCTAGAAAAGATTGCGAAAAAGAGCGATCGTACAGCGCTGGTCTATTTTGCAACGTGGTGCCTCCCTTGCAGGGCGGGAATCAAGCGCTTGGTCGAAAATGTAGATGAGCTCAATAAGAACAAAGTTTCTGTTGTGCTTGTGAACATTGGCGAACGAAATGAAGAATCCATAAAAAAATGGATCCAAAAGCTGAATGCTTCTGTATTTACTGTTGTAATCGACCCGTTTAAGCGCCTTACGGAAGGGTTTGGGCTCGTCAAGGAAAATGAAGAAATCAGCTTGCCGCGTACGATTGTGCTCGATTCGAAAATGAAGCCGTTGTTTATGCTTGGCGAAGAAGGCAACGACTGGCCGAAGGTTCTTTGGGCTAAGTAA
- the pth gene encoding aminoacyl-tRNA hydrolase — MYLIVGLGNPGTQYSNTHHNAGFMAVEKLADSSKDWKSEHKALTMKVNIAGEECLLVKPQTYMNLSGEAVQALMTWYKVKVDHLLVFSDDINLDVGRIRCRANGSHGGQNGLRNIIEHVGDKFPRIRFGVGKCPPKFDLSNWVLAKFPPEDRPKFDEAIAKVPALVECYFKLGIEKCMERYNGK; from the coding sequence ATGTATCTTATTGTTGGTCTCGGGAATCCTGGAACGCAGTATTCTAACACGCATCATAACGCTGGCTTTATGGCGGTCGAAAAGCTCGCTGATTCTAGCAAGGACTGGAAAAGCGAACACAAGGCGCTCACCATGAAGGTGAACATTGCGGGAGAGGAATGTCTCCTCGTAAAACCGCAAACTTACATGAATTTGTCTGGTGAAGCGGTGCAGGCTCTGATGACATGGTACAAGGTCAAAGTCGATCACTTGCTCGTGTTTAGCGACGATATTAATTTGGATGTAGGCCGCATTCGTTGCCGTGCAAATGGTAGTCATGGTGGCCAGAATGGGCTGCGCAACATCATCGAGCATGTGGGCGACAAGTTCCCGCGTATCCGCTTTGGCGTGGGCAAGTGCCCGCCGAAATTTGATTTGAGCAATTGGGTGCTGGCGAAGTTCCCGCCCGAAGATCGTCCGAAGTTTGACGAAGCGATTGCAAAGGTCCCAGCGCTTGTGGAATGCTATTTTAAGCTAGGCATCGAAAAGTGTATGGAACGCTATAACGGAAAGTAG
- a CDS encoding DNA translocase FtsK: protein MAVQKKKTVKKTKKPKVEPKKEIQEPDSYFITMMVGYMVLLAGVILLLGCVTISIVGETENWLGHYFGVIYPSFMTFLFGRVAVVVFTASLILWGLFIAVASLRPKLLRFAVGVSLLVVNVSFLMSLKNFGVKNVSNDALSMSGGVLGEFFLQNLAIPVFGRVSFVAPLILLVVAFALILVLSFGVRPRHFKFVAQTMRYVSGVFGQRRSMAPIEVETVEVPAVKNDKKESEKKTLRRGVVMEDETMIFVPDSVKMRRRGKVEPFNGRHNWLTDELDVSRSDMQTQVGNDAFGLKQYAGNALPGNVAGAAAMGGNENAAAVANGMMPGDPHSAQPVAGEETLGDGVYEDPEIRRLEEELRLNERHMNALQILEIKERISALRRARDMIDWEKGHGGRMKVKGDVRRNGDAETLEAVTAANAGAQAGGDAAAKAKMAAANEATRRTAERTVVGHVDVPPSAKSQTSVNTVVRDATLSDSVETRAAIHAEDLLGGDGARIEDFPGSPAVEDDETFAPVVVTADEVGEEPEFEEPIPSAQGGRGGRGSAGGNVGGNVGGNARPAAKAVQSAQIPAAPAASYDKYQVPEIAKILDTHEVQTADYTEEELNAIGKMLEEKLENFKVKGRVIGCETGPMITRFEVEPGPGVKVSRFSALQEDLALPLKVSSIRILAPIPGKAAVGVEIPNRKFQTVFCRDVFLSEKFKPAPDKILVALGKDITGESFTMDLAKAPHLLIAGQTGSGKSVCINALMASMLFSKTPDELRMILVDPKAVELKMYENIPHLLAPVITKPEIAIQALQWLCYEMDRRTEVLASAKVRNIGGFNAKFEAGELPDEVPEEDRGHRMAFIVVIIDEMADLMMVAGKEIEKSVARLAAKARAVGIHLVLATQRPSVKVITGIIKANLPTRISFKVASQIDARTVMDHAGAEKLLGRGDMLYKAVNDPDPVRVHGAFLSDEEAERLADACSDQNVFYPQVESFDVSGGEDGDDEGGGSLKNEKLDKLLFEVAQWAISVNGLSTSAVQRHFSVGYSRAGKIVDQLYGLGVCGPSKGNSKPRAMLIGMDELMQLERSGRFG, encoded by the coding sequence TTGGCTGTTCAAAAGAAAAAAACTGTTAAGAAAACAAAAAAGCCCAAGGTTGAACCGAAAAAGGAAATTCAGGAGCCGGATTCGTACTTTATTACGATGATGGTGGGCTATATGGTTTTGCTTGCGGGCGTAATCCTGTTGCTTGGATGCGTCACGATTTCGATTGTTGGCGAAACTGAAAACTGGCTAGGCCATTATTTTGGCGTTATATATCCAAGTTTTATGACGTTCCTGTTTGGACGTGTGGCGGTTGTCGTTTTTACGGCATCGCTAATCCTTTGGGGACTTTTCATTGCGGTTGCTTCGTTGCGACCGAAGTTGCTGCGCTTTGCGGTGGGCGTAAGTTTGCTTGTTGTGAATGTATCGTTTCTTATGTCGCTCAAGAATTTTGGCGTAAAGAATGTTTCGAACGATGCGCTTTCGATGAGCGGTGGCGTTTTGGGCGAGTTCTTTTTGCAGAATTTGGCGATTCCCGTGTTTGGGCGTGTTTCGTTTGTCGCTCCGCTAATCTTGCTTGTGGTGGCGTTTGCTTTGATTCTTGTGCTTTCGTTCGGTGTGCGTCCGAGGCATTTTAAGTTTGTGGCGCAGACGATGCGATATGTGAGTGGCGTTTTTGGACAGCGCCGCTCGATGGCGCCGATTGAGGTCGAAACAGTTGAAGTCCCAGCGGTGAAGAACGATAAGAAAGAGTCCGAGAAAAAGACGCTTCGCCGCGGTGTCGTGATGGAAGACGAGACGATGATTTTTGTTCCCGATTCCGTGAAAATGCGCAGGCGCGGGAAGGTCGAGCCGTTTAACGGCCGCCATAACTGGCTCACGGATGAATTGGATGTAAGCCGCTCGGATATGCAAACGCAAGTGGGGAACGATGCTTTTGGACTTAAGCAGTATGCCGGGAACGCTTTGCCGGGGAATGTTGCTGGGGCTGCCGCTATGGGCGGTAATGAAAATGCCGCTGCTGTTGCGAACGGAATGATGCCTGGAGATCCGCATAGTGCACAACCTGTTGCGGGTGAGGAGACTTTGGGCGATGGAGTTTACGAAGATCCTGAAATTCGCCGTTTGGAAGAAGAATTGCGCTTGAATGAACGCCACATGAATGCGCTCCAGATTTTGGAAATCAAGGAACGCATCAGTGCGCTTCGCCGTGCCCGCGACATGATTGATTGGGAAAAGGGGCATGGCGGACGGATGAAGGTGAAAGGTGACGTGCGCCGTAACGGCGATGCGGAAACTTTGGAGGCGGTGACAGCTGCAAATGCAGGTGCTCAGGCTGGGGGGGACGCCGCTGCGAAAGCAAAGATGGCTGCTGCGAACGAGGCTACTCGTCGCACGGCAGAACGGACTGTTGTTGGTCATGTTGATGTGCCGCCATCTGCGAAATCGCAAACGAGTGTGAATACGGTGGTGCGCGATGCGACGCTTTCGGATTCTGTTGAAACTCGTGCTGCAATCCATGCCGAAGACCTTTTGGGTGGCGATGGTGCCCGTATCGAAGATTTCCCGGGGAGCCCAGCTGTTGAAGATGATGAAACTTTTGCGCCTGTAGTTGTGACTGCGGATGAAGTGGGCGAGGAACCGGAATTCGAAGAACCGATTCCAAGTGCGCAGGGTGGACGAGGTGGCCGCGGAAGTGCTGGCGGGAATGTTGGTGGAAATGTTGGCGGAAATGCGCGCCCGGCAGCGAAGGCTGTTCAATCTGCTCAAATTCCTGCTGCTCCGGCGGCTTCTTATGACAAATATCAAGTTCCCGAAATTGCAAAGATTCTCGACACGCACGAAGTGCAGACGGCGGATTACACCGAAGAAGAGCTGAATGCCATCGGAAAGATGCTCGAAGAAAAGCTGGAAAACTTCAAGGTGAAAGGCCGCGTGATCGGTTGCGAAACGGGTCCGATGATTACTCGTTTTGAAGTAGAACCGGGTCCGGGCGTGAAGGTGAGCCGCTTCTCGGCGTTGCAAGAAGACTTGGCGCTCCCGCTCAAGGTTTCATCAATCCGCATTTTGGCGCCGATTCCTGGCAAGGCTGCGGTTGGCGTGGAAATCCCGAATCGCAAGTTCCAGACCGTGTTCTGCCGCGATGTGTTCCTGAGTGAAAAGTTCAAGCCCGCTCCGGACAAGATTCTCGTGGCGCTTGGCAAGGATATTACGGGCGAATCGTTCACGATGGATTTGGCAAAGGCTCCGCACTTGCTTATTGCTGGTCAGACGGGTTCTGGTAAGTCCGTTTGCATTAACGCCCTCATGGCATCCATGCTCTTCAGCAAGACTCCGGATGAACTCCGCATGATTCTTGTGGACCCGAAGGCCGTGGAACTCAAGATGTACGAAAACATCCCGCACCTCTTGGCGCCTGTCATTACAAAGCCTGAAATTGCAATCCAGGCGCTCCAGTGGCTTTGTTACGAGATGGACCGCCGTACCGAAGTTTTGGCATCAGCAAAGGTGCGTAATATCGGCGGCTTTAATGCAAAGTTCGAAGCGGGTGAATTGCCGGATGAAGTTCCTGAAGAAGATCGCGGCCATCGCATGGCGTTTATCGTCGTGATTATCGACGAAATGGCGGACCTTATGATGGTTGCTGGCAAGGAAATCGAAAAGTCTGTGGCCCGCTTGGCGGCTAAGGCTCGTGCCGTGGGTATTCACTTGGTGCTGGCGACACAGCGTCCGTCCGTGAAGGTCATTACGGGTATCATCAAGGCGAACTTGCCGACTCGAATCAGCTTCAAGGTGGCATCGCAGATTGACGCCCGCACTGTCATGGACCATGCCGGTGCAGAAAAACTTCTCGGGCGTGGCGATATGCTTTACAAGGCTGTGAACGACCCTGATCCGGTACGCGTGCATGGGGCGTTCTTGAGCGACGAAGAAGCCGAACGCTTGGCCGATGCCTGCTCCGACCAGAACGTGTTCTACCCGCAGGTGGAATCGTTCGATGTCTCGGGCGGCGAAGATGGCGACGACGAAGGCGGCGGTTCGCTGAAAAACGAAAAGTTGGACAAGCTTTTGTTCGAGGTCGCGCAGTGGGCGATTAGCGTGAACGGTCTATCGACTTCGGCGGTACAGCGCCACTTTAGTGTGGGCTACAGCCGAGCAGGGAAGATTGTGGACCAGCTTTATGGCCTTGGCGTGTGCGGCCCCAGCAAGGGCAATTCGAAACCGCGAGCCATGCTTATCGGAATGGACGAACTTATGCAACTCGAACGCTCCGGGAGATTTGGATAA
- the ispE gene encoding 4-(cytidine 5'-diphospho)-2-C-methyl-D-erythritol kinase: MTMKEYAPAKINLFLDVIRKREDGYHDLGTVFQTVDAGDTVEATLREDGEIHLTYNEPQNYPLESDLVFKAAKALKEYANCALGADIHLTKVMPLGAGLGGGSADAAATLRLLNNLWNLNLPFETLESIGARLGADVPFLVRGGTAFAEGIGERLTFVEPLELPEGAALLIATPLDSVPTKDAYAGVPKSGPDRWEQYKTAWNTSKAAQSSGASTSAPSESAAPLFLQSDSCFNAFEISVFPTHPLVAEMKQKFIELGADVALMSGSGASVFGIFKTKELAEKADAALKPISRYQTVTKFWHR, encoded by the coding sequence ATGACTATGAAAGAATACGCTCCAGCAAAGATCAATTTATTTCTCGATGTCATCCGCAAACGTGAAGATGGTTACCACGATTTGGGGACTGTTTTCCAGACGGTTGATGCGGGTGATACTGTCGAAGCGACGCTTCGCGAAGATGGCGAAATACACCTGACCTATAACGAACCGCAGAACTATCCGTTAGAATCGGATCTCGTGTTCAAGGCGGCGAAAGCGCTCAAGGAGTATGCCAATTGCGCTCTTGGTGCCGACATCCACCTCACGAAGGTTATGCCGCTGGGGGCGGGCCTTGGTGGTGGCAGTGCAGATGCCGCGGCAACGCTTCGCTTGCTCAACAACTTGTGGAACTTGAACCTCCCGTTTGAAACTTTGGAATCCATCGGTGCCCGTCTTGGAGCCGATGTGCCGTTCCTCGTTCGCGGTGGTACTGCTTTTGCCGAAGGTATCGGTGAGCGCCTGACGTTTGTGGAACCGCTGGAATTGCCTGAAGGTGCCGCACTCCTGATTGCGACTCCGCTGGATTCCGTCCCGACGAAAGATGCCTATGCCGGAGTCCCGAAATCTGGCCCGGACCGCTGGGAACAGTACAAGACGGCATGGAACACTTCAAAAGCCGCGCAGTCTTCTGGTGCGTCGACTTCAGCTCCGTCCGAGTCCGCAGCACCGCTCTTCTTGCAATCGGATTCTTGTTTCAACGCTTTTGAAATTTCCGTTTTCCCGACGCACCCGCTTGTCGCCGAGATGAAGCAAAAGTTCATTGAACTTGGAGCCGATGTCGCCTTGATGTCCGGTTCGGGGGCGTCTGTTTTCGGAATTTTCAAGACCAAGGAACTTGCTGAAAAGGCAGACGCAGCACTAAAGCCGATTTCTCGCTACCAGACCGTGACGAAATTCTGGCACCGGTAG